Proteins from a genomic interval of Arachis hypogaea cultivar Tifrunner chromosome 10, arahy.Tifrunner.gnm2.J5K5, whole genome shotgun sequence:
- the LOC112715895 gene encoding zinc finger CCCH domain-containing protein 38 isoform X1, translating into MVYLFVFNSEHTALIRENITAFASEMSESGRKRSSKWDTRDDPEFGPDSKHLRSGWSSGDVAGSNNSKWSYMEGNDKMKPRMSKEPFSGGRGSNKDDIMNKDYRCLDAKMEWEADASYSRRRSPSPKSGWSRSGRSSRSRSPPHGFKWDSGANDRNRTRAAESKQICRDFAVGKCRRGSHCYFLHHDDQNYEDIRESKNREDGAPRYSASHESREHTLRSRSTEACVHFAKGRCRMGASCKYVHHNNSDEYGKGTLDELTRERENDGRRRDNSFEQGGGHIPSRSGDTLCKFFANGNCRNGKHCRFSHDRQDRSLRDDRWGSNLAGDHQTLDRPKLSDSASPTRRLRSDRWGTDGIMADKDKVWDSPNRNDIATYDSAKLVEEKPGNIGATEHEQTVWPVKEGWGHSLDQSSVQGEPPFLSDKKEADHWIADNAGASIPVSQSVAADIWPGDAKMSPDWNYRAGSSTRTEIEHGQNDRGLTQGSTYPATTEHDRIQVPGQGFNQNVQNVNLLHLPSCHAVGQNKVTVPILPSRAGIPEGMQKQEVSVEKKYSAEPNITGEGSSQISSSNPSTQDTVSKEQLAQLSNLSASLAHILGSGQQLPQLYAALNSHNTNDTPSLANTEVPAMPVSNTYVKPDPAVGFVKQYDPMSDSVDLNDAEASGICPVISPSKKSANIEISSLLSNTGKQNCGDTSKAPSSEEQPAKNEHLTQLQPGQNIEIQKETNEAVADDKPNPQDDHKITKENGPSENIDHNGVEANKSKDVKGIRAFKFSLVEFVKELLKPTWKEGKITKDDYKTIVKKVVDKVTGTMQGAHIPQTQEKIDHYLSFSKPKLNKLVQAYVEKVHKA; encoded by the exons AtggtttatttgtttgtttttaactCAGAGCACACTGCGTTAATCAGAGAAAACATTACTGCTTTTGCAAGTGAAATGAGTGAAAGTGGCAGGAAACGCTCTTCAAAGTGGGATACAAGAGATGATCCTGAATTTGGACCTGATAGTAAGCACTTGCGTTCTGGATGGTCCTCTGGAGATGTTGCTGGCAGCAATAACTCAAAATGGTCTTATATGGAAGGAAATGACAAGATGAAACCTCGCATGAGTAAGGAACCTTTTTCTGGAGGCAGGGGTTCAAATAAAGATGATATTATGAATAAAGACTATAGATGTTTGGATGCAAAAATGGAGTGGGAGGCGGATGCAAGTTACAGCAGGAGACGCAGTCCATCCCCAAAAAGTGGTTGGAGCAGGTCGGGCAG GAGTAGTAGAAGCAGAAGCCCTCCACATGGTTTCAAGTGGGATTCAGGAGCCAATGACAGAAATAGAACAAGGGCTGCAGAATCAAAGCAAATATGCAGAGATTTTGCTGTTGGAAAATGTAGAAGAGGAAGCCATTGCTATTTTCTTCACCATGATGACCAAAATTATGAGGATATTCGGGAAAGTAAAAACCGGGAAGATGGAGCTCCAAGATATTCTGCTTCACATGAGAGCAGGGAACATACTCTTAGGAGTAGATCCACTGAAGCTTGTGTTCATTTTGCAAAAGGCAGATGTAGAATGGGAGCATCATGCAAGTATGTGCATCATAACAATTCTGATGAATATGGTAAGGGTACTCTGGATGAATTAACTAGAGAAAGGGAAAATGATGGAAGGCGCAGAGATAATTCTTTTGAGCAGGGTGGTGGCCACATACCAAGCCGCAGTGGTGATACCCTTTGCAAATTTTTTGCTAATGGAAATTGTCGTAATGGTAAGCATTGTAGGTTTTCTCATGATAGGCAAGACAGAAGCTTAAGGGATGATAGATGGGGAAGCAATCTTGCTGGAGACCATCAGACCTTGGATAGACCAAAATTGAGTGATTCAGCTAGTCCTACTAGAAGGCTTAGAAGTGATAGATGGGGCACAGATGGCATTATGGCTGATAAGGATAAAGTATGGGACAGTCCAAACCGGAATGATATAGCTACCTATGATTCAGCAAAGTTGGTTGAAGAAAAACCTGGAAATATAGGTGCCACTGAGCATGAACAAACTGTATGGCCTGTGAAGGAAGGATGGGGTCATAGTTTAGACCAGAGCAGTGTGCAGGGTGAACCACCATTTTTAAGTGATAAGAAGGAAGCTGACCATTGGATAGCAGACAATGCTGGTGCCAGCATTCCCGTTTCCCAGTCAGTAGCTGCAGACATCTGGCCTGGGGACGCAAAAATGTCTCCTGATTGGAATTATAGAGCAGGATCTTCCACCCGTACGGAAATAGAGCATGGACAGAACGATCGTGGGTTAACTCAAGGAAGTACATATCCAGCCACCACTGAACATGACAGAATACAAGTTCCAG GGCAAGGTTTTAATCAGAATGTGCAAAATGTTAATCTTTTGCATTTGCCAAGCTGCCATGCAGTTGGACAAAATAAAGTGACAGTTCCCATTCTTCCTTCAAGAGCAGGAATTCCTGAAGGTATGCAAAAGCAAGAAGTCTCTGTTGAGAAAAAGTACTCTGCTGAGCCAAATATCACAGGTGAAGGCTCATCACAGATTAGTTCAAGTAATCCTTCAACACAGGACACAGTAAGCAAAGAACAGCTTGCTCAACTTTCCAATCTCTCAGCCTCTCTTGCTCACATCCTTGGATCTGGTCAGCAGCTGCCACAACTTTATGCTGCCTTAAATTCTCATAATACAAATGACACTCCCTCCTTAGCCAACACGGAAGTGCCTGCTATGCCTGTTTCCAATACGTATGTCAAGCCAGATCCTGCTGTTGGATTTGTAAAGCAGTATGATCCAATGAGTGATAGCGTTGACCTAAATGATGCTGAAGCAAGTGGAATCTGCCCAGTCATTTCTCCAAGTAAAAAAAGTGCAAATATAGAAATTTCATCACTGTTGTCTAACACTGGGAAACAAAATTGTGGTGATACTTCTAAGGCCCCCTCCTCAGAAGAGCAACCTGCCAAGAATGAACATCTGACCCAATTGCAGCCAGGTCAAAACATTGAGATACAGAAGGAAACCAATGAAGCGGTAGCTGATGATAAGCCAAATCCTCAAGATGATCATAAAATTACAAAAGAGAATGGTCCTTCAGAAAACATAGACCACAATGGTGTTGAGGCCAATAAAAGCAAGGATGTGAAGGGGATTCGTGCTTTCAAATTTTCATTGGTTGAGTTTGTTAAGGAGCTTCTGAAACCAACTTGGAAAGAAGGAAAAATCACTAAAGATGATTATAAAACAATTGTGAAGAAGGTTGTAGATAAAGTAACCGGTACCATGCAGGGAGCCCATATTCCTCAGACTCAAGAGAAAATTGACCATTATTTGTCGTTTTCGAAACCAAAGCTTAACAAACTTGTACAG GCATATGTGGAAAAGGTTCACAAGGCCTAG
- the LOC112715895 gene encoding zinc finger CCCH domain-containing protein 38 isoform X2 → MVYLFVFNSEHTALIRENITAFASEMSESGRKRSSKWDTRDDPEFGPDSKHLRSGWSSGDVAGSNNSKWSYMEGNDKMKPRMSKEPFSGGRGSNKDDIMNKDYRCLDAKMEWEADASYSRRRSPSPKSGWSRSGSRSRSPPHGFKWDSGANDRNRTRAAESKQICRDFAVGKCRRGSHCYFLHHDDQNYEDIRESKNREDGAPRYSASHESREHTLRSRSTEACVHFAKGRCRMGASCKYVHHNNSDEYGKGTLDELTRERENDGRRRDNSFEQGGGHIPSRSGDTLCKFFANGNCRNGKHCRFSHDRQDRSLRDDRWGSNLAGDHQTLDRPKLSDSASPTRRLRSDRWGTDGIMADKDKVWDSPNRNDIATYDSAKLVEEKPGNIGATEHEQTVWPVKEGWGHSLDQSSVQGEPPFLSDKKEADHWIADNAGASIPVSQSVAADIWPGDAKMSPDWNYRAGSSTRTEIEHGQNDRGLTQGSTYPATTEHDRIQVPGQGFNQNVQNVNLLHLPSCHAVGQNKVTVPILPSRAGIPEGMQKQEVSVEKKYSAEPNITGEGSSQISSSNPSTQDTVSKEQLAQLSNLSASLAHILGSGQQLPQLYAALNSHNTNDTPSLANTEVPAMPVSNTYVKPDPAVGFVKQYDPMSDSVDLNDAEASGICPVISPSKKSANIEISSLLSNTGKQNCGDTSKAPSSEEQPAKNEHLTQLQPGQNIEIQKETNEAVADDKPNPQDDHKITKENGPSENIDHNGVEANKSKDVKGIRAFKFSLVEFVKELLKPTWKEGKITKDDYKTIVKKVVDKVTGTMQGAHIPQTQEKIDHYLSFSKPKLNKLVQAYVEKVHKA, encoded by the exons AtggtttatttgtttgtttttaactCAGAGCACACTGCGTTAATCAGAGAAAACATTACTGCTTTTGCAAGTGAAATGAGTGAAAGTGGCAGGAAACGCTCTTCAAAGTGGGATACAAGAGATGATCCTGAATTTGGACCTGATAGTAAGCACTTGCGTTCTGGATGGTCCTCTGGAGATGTTGCTGGCAGCAATAACTCAAAATGGTCTTATATGGAAGGAAATGACAAGATGAAACCTCGCATGAGTAAGGAACCTTTTTCTGGAGGCAGGGGTTCAAATAAAGATGATATTATGAATAAAGACTATAGATGTTTGGATGCAAAAATGGAGTGGGAGGCGGATGCAAGTTACAGCAGGAGACGCAGTCCATCCCCAAAAAGTGGTTGGAGCAGGTCGGGCAG TAGAAGCAGAAGCCCTCCACATGGTTTCAAGTGGGATTCAGGAGCCAATGACAGAAATAGAACAAGGGCTGCAGAATCAAAGCAAATATGCAGAGATTTTGCTGTTGGAAAATGTAGAAGAGGAAGCCATTGCTATTTTCTTCACCATGATGACCAAAATTATGAGGATATTCGGGAAAGTAAAAACCGGGAAGATGGAGCTCCAAGATATTCTGCTTCACATGAGAGCAGGGAACATACTCTTAGGAGTAGATCCACTGAAGCTTGTGTTCATTTTGCAAAAGGCAGATGTAGAATGGGAGCATCATGCAAGTATGTGCATCATAACAATTCTGATGAATATGGTAAGGGTACTCTGGATGAATTAACTAGAGAAAGGGAAAATGATGGAAGGCGCAGAGATAATTCTTTTGAGCAGGGTGGTGGCCACATACCAAGCCGCAGTGGTGATACCCTTTGCAAATTTTTTGCTAATGGAAATTGTCGTAATGGTAAGCATTGTAGGTTTTCTCATGATAGGCAAGACAGAAGCTTAAGGGATGATAGATGGGGAAGCAATCTTGCTGGAGACCATCAGACCTTGGATAGACCAAAATTGAGTGATTCAGCTAGTCCTACTAGAAGGCTTAGAAGTGATAGATGGGGCACAGATGGCATTATGGCTGATAAGGATAAAGTATGGGACAGTCCAAACCGGAATGATATAGCTACCTATGATTCAGCAAAGTTGGTTGAAGAAAAACCTGGAAATATAGGTGCCACTGAGCATGAACAAACTGTATGGCCTGTGAAGGAAGGATGGGGTCATAGTTTAGACCAGAGCAGTGTGCAGGGTGAACCACCATTTTTAAGTGATAAGAAGGAAGCTGACCATTGGATAGCAGACAATGCTGGTGCCAGCATTCCCGTTTCCCAGTCAGTAGCTGCAGACATCTGGCCTGGGGACGCAAAAATGTCTCCTGATTGGAATTATAGAGCAGGATCTTCCACCCGTACGGAAATAGAGCATGGACAGAACGATCGTGGGTTAACTCAAGGAAGTACATATCCAGCCACCACTGAACATGACAGAATACAAGTTCCAG GGCAAGGTTTTAATCAGAATGTGCAAAATGTTAATCTTTTGCATTTGCCAAGCTGCCATGCAGTTGGACAAAATAAAGTGACAGTTCCCATTCTTCCTTCAAGAGCAGGAATTCCTGAAGGTATGCAAAAGCAAGAAGTCTCTGTTGAGAAAAAGTACTCTGCTGAGCCAAATATCACAGGTGAAGGCTCATCACAGATTAGTTCAAGTAATCCTTCAACACAGGACACAGTAAGCAAAGAACAGCTTGCTCAACTTTCCAATCTCTCAGCCTCTCTTGCTCACATCCTTGGATCTGGTCAGCAGCTGCCACAACTTTATGCTGCCTTAAATTCTCATAATACAAATGACACTCCCTCCTTAGCCAACACGGAAGTGCCTGCTATGCCTGTTTCCAATACGTATGTCAAGCCAGATCCTGCTGTTGGATTTGTAAAGCAGTATGATCCAATGAGTGATAGCGTTGACCTAAATGATGCTGAAGCAAGTGGAATCTGCCCAGTCATTTCTCCAAGTAAAAAAAGTGCAAATATAGAAATTTCATCACTGTTGTCTAACACTGGGAAACAAAATTGTGGTGATACTTCTAAGGCCCCCTCCTCAGAAGAGCAACCTGCCAAGAATGAACATCTGACCCAATTGCAGCCAGGTCAAAACATTGAGATACAGAAGGAAACCAATGAAGCGGTAGCTGATGATAAGCCAAATCCTCAAGATGATCATAAAATTACAAAAGAGAATGGTCCTTCAGAAAACATAGACCACAATGGTGTTGAGGCCAATAAAAGCAAGGATGTGAAGGGGATTCGTGCTTTCAAATTTTCATTGGTTGAGTTTGTTAAGGAGCTTCTGAAACCAACTTGGAAAGAAGGAAAAATCACTAAAGATGATTATAAAACAATTGTGAAGAAGGTTGTAGATAAAGTAACCGGTACCATGCAGGGAGCCCATATTCCTCAGACTCAAGAGAAAATTGACCATTATTTGTCGTTTTCGAAACCAAAGCTTAACAAACTTGTACAG GCATATGTGGAAAAGGTTCACAAGGCCTAG
- the LOC112715895 gene encoding zinc finger CCCH domain-containing protein 38 isoform X4: protein MSESGRKRSSKWDTRDDPEFGPDSKHLRSGWSSGDVAGSNNSKWSYMEGNDKMKPRMSKEPFSGGRGSNKDDIMNKDYRCLDAKMEWEADASYSRRRSPSPKSGWSRSGSRSRSPPHGFKWDSGANDRNRTRAAESKQICRDFAVGKCRRGSHCYFLHHDDQNYEDIRESKNREDGAPRYSASHESREHTLRSRSTEACVHFAKGRCRMGASCKYVHHNNSDEYGKGTLDELTRERENDGRRRDNSFEQGGGHIPSRSGDTLCKFFANGNCRNGKHCRFSHDRQDRSLRDDRWGSNLAGDHQTLDRPKLSDSASPTRRLRSDRWGTDGIMADKDKVWDSPNRNDIATYDSAKLVEEKPGNIGATEHEQTVWPVKEGWGHSLDQSSVQGEPPFLSDKKEADHWIADNAGASIPVSQSVAADIWPGDAKMSPDWNYRAGSSTRTEIEHGQNDRGLTQGSTYPATTEHDRIQVPGQGFNQNVQNVNLLHLPSCHAVGQNKVTVPILPSRAGIPEGMQKQEVSVEKKYSAEPNITGEGSSQISSSNPSTQDTVSKEQLAQLSNLSASLAHILGSGQQLPQLYAALNSHNTNDTPSLANTEVPAMPVSNTYVKPDPAVGFVKQYDPMSDSVDLNDAEASGICPVISPSKKSANIEISSLLSNTGKQNCGDTSKAPSSEEQPAKNEHLTQLQPGQNIEIQKETNEAVADDKPNPQDDHKITKENGPSENIDHNGVEANKSKDVKGIRAFKFSLVEFVKELLKPTWKEGKITKDDYKTIVKKVVDKVTGTMQGAHIPQTQEKIDHYLSFSKPKLNKLVQAYVEKVHKA from the exons ATGAGTGAAAGTGGCAGGAAACGCTCTTCAAAGTGGGATACAAGAGATGATCCTGAATTTGGACCTGATAGTAAGCACTTGCGTTCTGGATGGTCCTCTGGAGATGTTGCTGGCAGCAATAACTCAAAATGGTCTTATATGGAAGGAAATGACAAGATGAAACCTCGCATGAGTAAGGAACCTTTTTCTGGAGGCAGGGGTTCAAATAAAGATGATATTATGAATAAAGACTATAGATGTTTGGATGCAAAAATGGAGTGGGAGGCGGATGCAAGTTACAGCAGGAGACGCAGTCCATCCCCAAAAAGTGGTTGGAGCAGGTCGGGCAG TAGAAGCAGAAGCCCTCCACATGGTTTCAAGTGGGATTCAGGAGCCAATGACAGAAATAGAACAAGGGCTGCAGAATCAAAGCAAATATGCAGAGATTTTGCTGTTGGAAAATGTAGAAGAGGAAGCCATTGCTATTTTCTTCACCATGATGACCAAAATTATGAGGATATTCGGGAAAGTAAAAACCGGGAAGATGGAGCTCCAAGATATTCTGCTTCACATGAGAGCAGGGAACATACTCTTAGGAGTAGATCCACTGAAGCTTGTGTTCATTTTGCAAAAGGCAGATGTAGAATGGGAGCATCATGCAAGTATGTGCATCATAACAATTCTGATGAATATGGTAAGGGTACTCTGGATGAATTAACTAGAGAAAGGGAAAATGATGGAAGGCGCAGAGATAATTCTTTTGAGCAGGGTGGTGGCCACATACCAAGCCGCAGTGGTGATACCCTTTGCAAATTTTTTGCTAATGGAAATTGTCGTAATGGTAAGCATTGTAGGTTTTCTCATGATAGGCAAGACAGAAGCTTAAGGGATGATAGATGGGGAAGCAATCTTGCTGGAGACCATCAGACCTTGGATAGACCAAAATTGAGTGATTCAGCTAGTCCTACTAGAAGGCTTAGAAGTGATAGATGGGGCACAGATGGCATTATGGCTGATAAGGATAAAGTATGGGACAGTCCAAACCGGAATGATATAGCTACCTATGATTCAGCAAAGTTGGTTGAAGAAAAACCTGGAAATATAGGTGCCACTGAGCATGAACAAACTGTATGGCCTGTGAAGGAAGGATGGGGTCATAGTTTAGACCAGAGCAGTGTGCAGGGTGAACCACCATTTTTAAGTGATAAGAAGGAAGCTGACCATTGGATAGCAGACAATGCTGGTGCCAGCATTCCCGTTTCCCAGTCAGTAGCTGCAGACATCTGGCCTGGGGACGCAAAAATGTCTCCTGATTGGAATTATAGAGCAGGATCTTCCACCCGTACGGAAATAGAGCATGGACAGAACGATCGTGGGTTAACTCAAGGAAGTACATATCCAGCCACCACTGAACATGACAGAATACAAGTTCCAG GGCAAGGTTTTAATCAGAATGTGCAAAATGTTAATCTTTTGCATTTGCCAAGCTGCCATGCAGTTGGACAAAATAAAGTGACAGTTCCCATTCTTCCTTCAAGAGCAGGAATTCCTGAAGGTATGCAAAAGCAAGAAGTCTCTGTTGAGAAAAAGTACTCTGCTGAGCCAAATATCACAGGTGAAGGCTCATCACAGATTAGTTCAAGTAATCCTTCAACACAGGACACAGTAAGCAAAGAACAGCTTGCTCAACTTTCCAATCTCTCAGCCTCTCTTGCTCACATCCTTGGATCTGGTCAGCAGCTGCCACAACTTTATGCTGCCTTAAATTCTCATAATACAAATGACACTCCCTCCTTAGCCAACACGGAAGTGCCTGCTATGCCTGTTTCCAATACGTATGTCAAGCCAGATCCTGCTGTTGGATTTGTAAAGCAGTATGATCCAATGAGTGATAGCGTTGACCTAAATGATGCTGAAGCAAGTGGAATCTGCCCAGTCATTTCTCCAAGTAAAAAAAGTGCAAATATAGAAATTTCATCACTGTTGTCTAACACTGGGAAACAAAATTGTGGTGATACTTCTAAGGCCCCCTCCTCAGAAGAGCAACCTGCCAAGAATGAACATCTGACCCAATTGCAGCCAGGTCAAAACATTGAGATACAGAAGGAAACCAATGAAGCGGTAGCTGATGATAAGCCAAATCCTCAAGATGATCATAAAATTACAAAAGAGAATGGTCCTTCAGAAAACATAGACCACAATGGTGTTGAGGCCAATAAAAGCAAGGATGTGAAGGGGATTCGTGCTTTCAAATTTTCATTGGTTGAGTTTGTTAAGGAGCTTCTGAAACCAACTTGGAAAGAAGGAAAAATCACTAAAGATGATTATAAAACAATTGTGAAGAAGGTTGTAGATAAAGTAACCGGTACCATGCAGGGAGCCCATATTCCTCAGACTCAAGAGAAAATTGACCATTATTTGTCGTTTTCGAAACCAAAGCTTAACAAACTTGTACAG GCATATGTGGAAAAGGTTCACAAGGCCTAG
- the LOC112715895 gene encoding zinc finger CCCH domain-containing protein 38 isoform X3 has translation MSESGRKRSSKWDTRDDPEFGPDSKHLRSGWSSGDVAGSNNSKWSYMEGNDKMKPRMSKEPFSGGRGSNKDDIMNKDYRCLDAKMEWEADASYSRRRSPSPKSGWSRSGRSSRSRSPPHGFKWDSGANDRNRTRAAESKQICRDFAVGKCRRGSHCYFLHHDDQNYEDIRESKNREDGAPRYSASHESREHTLRSRSTEACVHFAKGRCRMGASCKYVHHNNSDEYGKGTLDELTRERENDGRRRDNSFEQGGGHIPSRSGDTLCKFFANGNCRNGKHCRFSHDRQDRSLRDDRWGSNLAGDHQTLDRPKLSDSASPTRRLRSDRWGTDGIMADKDKVWDSPNRNDIATYDSAKLVEEKPGNIGATEHEQTVWPVKEGWGHSLDQSSVQGEPPFLSDKKEADHWIADNAGASIPVSQSVAADIWPGDAKMSPDWNYRAGSSTRTEIEHGQNDRGLTQGSTYPATTEHDRIQVPGQGFNQNVQNVNLLHLPSCHAVGQNKVTVPILPSRAGIPEGMQKQEVSVEKKYSAEPNITGEGSSQISSSNPSTQDTVSKEQLAQLSNLSASLAHILGSGQQLPQLYAALNSHNTNDTPSLANTEVPAMPVSNTYVKPDPAVGFVKQYDPMSDSVDLNDAEASGICPVISPSKKSANIEISSLLSNTGKQNCGDTSKAPSSEEQPAKNEHLTQLQPGQNIEIQKETNEAVADDKPNPQDDHKITKENGPSENIDHNGVEANKSKDVKGIRAFKFSLVEFVKELLKPTWKEGKITKDDYKTIVKKVVDKVTGTMQGAHIPQTQEKIDHYLSFSKPKLNKLVQAYVEKVHKA, from the exons ATGAGTGAAAGTGGCAGGAAACGCTCTTCAAAGTGGGATACAAGAGATGATCCTGAATTTGGACCTGATAGTAAGCACTTGCGTTCTGGATGGTCCTCTGGAGATGTTGCTGGCAGCAATAACTCAAAATGGTCTTATATGGAAGGAAATGACAAGATGAAACCTCGCATGAGTAAGGAACCTTTTTCTGGAGGCAGGGGTTCAAATAAAGATGATATTATGAATAAAGACTATAGATGTTTGGATGCAAAAATGGAGTGGGAGGCGGATGCAAGTTACAGCAGGAGACGCAGTCCATCCCCAAAAAGTGGTTGGAGCAGGTCGGGCAG GAGTAGTAGAAGCAGAAGCCCTCCACATGGTTTCAAGTGGGATTCAGGAGCCAATGACAGAAATAGAACAAGGGCTGCAGAATCAAAGCAAATATGCAGAGATTTTGCTGTTGGAAAATGTAGAAGAGGAAGCCATTGCTATTTTCTTCACCATGATGACCAAAATTATGAGGATATTCGGGAAAGTAAAAACCGGGAAGATGGAGCTCCAAGATATTCTGCTTCACATGAGAGCAGGGAACATACTCTTAGGAGTAGATCCACTGAAGCTTGTGTTCATTTTGCAAAAGGCAGATGTAGAATGGGAGCATCATGCAAGTATGTGCATCATAACAATTCTGATGAATATGGTAAGGGTACTCTGGATGAATTAACTAGAGAAAGGGAAAATGATGGAAGGCGCAGAGATAATTCTTTTGAGCAGGGTGGTGGCCACATACCAAGCCGCAGTGGTGATACCCTTTGCAAATTTTTTGCTAATGGAAATTGTCGTAATGGTAAGCATTGTAGGTTTTCTCATGATAGGCAAGACAGAAGCTTAAGGGATGATAGATGGGGAAGCAATCTTGCTGGAGACCATCAGACCTTGGATAGACCAAAATTGAGTGATTCAGCTAGTCCTACTAGAAGGCTTAGAAGTGATAGATGGGGCACAGATGGCATTATGGCTGATAAGGATAAAGTATGGGACAGTCCAAACCGGAATGATATAGCTACCTATGATTCAGCAAAGTTGGTTGAAGAAAAACCTGGAAATATAGGTGCCACTGAGCATGAACAAACTGTATGGCCTGTGAAGGAAGGATGGGGTCATAGTTTAGACCAGAGCAGTGTGCAGGGTGAACCACCATTTTTAAGTGATAAGAAGGAAGCTGACCATTGGATAGCAGACAATGCTGGTGCCAGCATTCCCGTTTCCCAGTCAGTAGCTGCAGACATCTGGCCTGGGGACGCAAAAATGTCTCCTGATTGGAATTATAGAGCAGGATCTTCCACCCGTACGGAAATAGAGCATGGACAGAACGATCGTGGGTTAACTCAAGGAAGTACATATCCAGCCACCACTGAACATGACAGAATACAAGTTCCAG GGCAAGGTTTTAATCAGAATGTGCAAAATGTTAATCTTTTGCATTTGCCAAGCTGCCATGCAGTTGGACAAAATAAAGTGACAGTTCCCATTCTTCCTTCAAGAGCAGGAATTCCTGAAGGTATGCAAAAGCAAGAAGTCTCTGTTGAGAAAAAGTACTCTGCTGAGCCAAATATCACAGGTGAAGGCTCATCACAGATTAGTTCAAGTAATCCTTCAACACAGGACACAGTAAGCAAAGAACAGCTTGCTCAACTTTCCAATCTCTCAGCCTCTCTTGCTCACATCCTTGGATCTGGTCAGCAGCTGCCACAACTTTATGCTGCCTTAAATTCTCATAATACAAATGACACTCCCTCCTTAGCCAACACGGAAGTGCCTGCTATGCCTGTTTCCAATACGTATGTCAAGCCAGATCCTGCTGTTGGATTTGTAAAGCAGTATGATCCAATGAGTGATAGCGTTGACCTAAATGATGCTGAAGCAAGTGGAATCTGCCCAGTCATTTCTCCAAGTAAAAAAAGTGCAAATATAGAAATTTCATCACTGTTGTCTAACACTGGGAAACAAAATTGTGGTGATACTTCTAAGGCCCCCTCCTCAGAAGAGCAACCTGCCAAGAATGAACATCTGACCCAATTGCAGCCAGGTCAAAACATTGAGATACAGAAGGAAACCAATGAAGCGGTAGCTGATGATAAGCCAAATCCTCAAGATGATCATAAAATTACAAAAGAGAATGGTCCTTCAGAAAACATAGACCACAATGGTGTTGAGGCCAATAAAAGCAAGGATGTGAAGGGGATTCGTGCTTTCAAATTTTCATTGGTTGAGTTTGTTAAGGAGCTTCTGAAACCAACTTGGAAAGAAGGAAAAATCACTAAAGATGATTATAAAACAATTGTGAAGAAGGTTGTAGATAAAGTAACCGGTACCATGCAGGGAGCCCATATTCCTCAGACTCAAGAGAAAATTGACCATTATTTGTCGTTTTCGAAACCAAAGCTTAACAAACTTGTACAG GCATATGTGGAAAAGGTTCACAAGGCCTAG